The nucleotide window tttaaagttagagcattcctgagaagtaaccctacgtgggatttcagggtttgtccaatggctaaggacatcctgtatactcattccttatcctatccattcttgtcacaccacacacatctccgctacatgcaatgtCTTTTCATCCggcacctttagggcccaacactgatccatacatgacgacaggtcttatgatagCATACATATTACCATATTTGTTTCAGGCGTTTGTGATAGCGTACACGAGTGACTTTATCCCCCGCATGGTATACAAATACGTGTATTCGCCGGACAACACCCTCGCCGGGTACATCTATCACTCCTTGTCGCGTGAGTTGGTTAACTGTTAGAACATaaaatgaggcattttctatgaaaagggaccttattgtcgatggcgcttacgccgcacagcgtcgcgcggcattgtatttatatcggagcatcgttaataatggcgtaagcgccatcgacaataaggtccctttttatagaaaacaaaaaaataaaaatttaataaagacaTGATATCCGCGCTCCCTCCCGGGCACGCACTGCACTGCCATCACGCTCACGCTTAGTGAGAGTGATAGAAGAACACGAACTTGAAtctggtgaaggccggattcgaaccggcgtctttagctatcgcggctaacgccatgaacccctaggtcaccccgccacggcggaaccggtcccaatatctcgactatatgccatcttagtaagactaggcgtctttgaccaactctaagggcaagcagtacgcgcttgcacctcctatacgaattccttacggaattacgatatagtGAGGGAgattggtgctgccatctatacacaattttgggaacaaatcaaattattttattaaatattaaaaaaaaaattttgatgttttttttatatacagtagtagtagtgacaacttaaaaaaatatttaacaaaataatttgatttgttcccaaagctGTGTATCTCTACAAGTGTTTACATAATTTTCCAGTTTTCAACACATCAGACTACCGAGAAGAGTGGGGGGCGGACGAGAACGAGGTAGACCCGCCTACTTGCGCATATAGAGGCTACCGGAACCCTCCAGACCATTACGATGATCCTTATGGACTCTCTCCACACTATTGGCATGTGTTTGCCGCTCGGCTGGCGTTCGTTGTGGTGTTTGAAGTAAGTTTCACGAGGTAGACGAGTCTCCCAGAGCTTATTGCAAAAGGGTTTTTAAAAATCCCATTCCCTGAAGGCCTCTTTCGCAAAACGTTCAAATCACgggtatattaaaaataaataatatttattaaatataattcacGAGATCTAATTAGATACTGGTTTAATTTTGAAAGCTTACATTTAGGAGACTTTTTGCGAAAGAAGAATTTCACAGTATACCCATTTAGAGTAGGAATTATTTTAGATCGCTACTGtgcgttttaaaaaaataaaaaaaatattataggacattcttacacagataaACTAAATCTCACGTTACAAGCCCAAggaagcttgtgttatgggtactcagacaacgatataaataatattgtataaatacttaaatacatagaaaacacccatgactcaggaacaaatatctgtgctcatcacacaaataaatgctcttaacGGGATTCGAattcaggaccatcggcttcacactcttcacaggcagggtcattacccactgggccagaccggtcgtcaaaacccTACAGCAAAGAAGCCTAAGTTTGCTTGCCTAGGCTATGATAGAAAAGGTTCTCTTAAATACATgttaatgatgatgaatttTTTTAACAGCACGTAGTCTTCGGCCTCACCGGCCTCATGCAGCTCTTCATACCCGACGTGCCCACAGAGCTCCGAACCCAGATGCAGCGCGAAGCCCTCCTAGCCAAGGAGGCGAAGTATGAACACGGGAGACGACGGCTCTCTACTGAATACAGGCAGTTGATTACGCAGAAGAGCGACAGCGGGGCAGCTACTGGTAAcacttacttaattacttacttaatagcTCTTTACTTGCTACCCGTACTGGCCAAAGAAGTCAAATACGAACGCGGCGTAGGCGAACATCTCTACTGAATACAGACAGTTAATAACGCAGAAAAGTTAGGGAGGCAGACAGTTAATAACGCAGGAAAGTTAGGGAGGCAGGACGCAGAGGTAGCATGGGCGGGCATTGGGGCGGAATCGGGAAATCCTATCTACTGCCACATTTCTATAGtgtgcatcttctcaaatgttttttacgctaaagacggtaatctgttaaacaaaaggcattgtctcttttgtgcgagcggtcggccattgtgtgtgagcgccgcacgcgtcgtggcacgcgccaacacacaatggcacacaaaggccgatcgctcgcacaaaagagacaatggcttttgtttaacagattaccgtctttagcgtaaaaatcatttgagaagatgcacaCTATAACTGAGTACAGTTGATAACTCAAAAGAGCGCCAGTGGAGCAACTGCAAGTAACAGTTACTTACTATTAGTCTACTTACTAGAAGCCCTACTGGCCAACGAGGCCAAATATGAACACGAATACAGGCCCAGTAGCTCTACGTACTAATAATGGCCCTACTAACCAAAAAAGTCAAGTATCACGGGTTCTCTACTTAAGATGACAGACAAGCAGGATGGAGCGTTAAACATGGCATGGGTCAGAATCAGGGAATCCTATCTACTGCCGCATATCTACTGACTACAAACAGTTGATAACTCAGAAGAGCAAGGGCGGGACCACAGAACACTTAGGCAGGTACTAAAAAGTTACTAAGGTAGTTAATAGCTATTAAAAAGTGTCTGTCGCCTTGCAACCAGTATGCCTTCGACCGACCCGGTAACCGATCGCGTGATTCCGCTTACGCTATTCTATGGTTATTTCATGTCCACAGAACGCGCACCATGGATGAGGCGTGCTTCACGCGCATCAGACAGTCTGGACGCCCACGTGGCCATCGCACAGCGCCCCTCGTCACCACACTGACGTCACACCAATAGACTGTTCGACCTTCAACTTTTTAGGTCAGAAAAGACGGATTAGAACATATAAACGTACATAACATCATATATAAACGTACGTAaggtaaggtcaatgtgggATAAGAACGACATACAAAATGTTGTTGGGACCGTCagatgtaagtaagtaaacactttattgtaccaAATTGTACGAAAAAGAAAGGAATCATGGTtaccgaatttaaactgttgtgagacatactaacattaaataattacacacGGTTTAatatacacggtcgtcgtgaacgctgctcgcactattagtgcttaagaaaggagacctaggctctcctaaacatgtcgcgcgagtgactaaaacaagtgagtctaaaccgtgaaattatttaatcatggttacatcagataaaagtagtacaaaggcgaacttatccctaagagGGATCTCTTTCAGTTAACATGCATACAGTCGGTGCTTCGCTCCTTTTGCTATACCGAACATCTGCAAGTGGAGGTGGAGTACCTATGTGTATAAATGCGGGAGTTAGAAGCAAGGAAGACGTTTAAAAGAAAGCGCTTGTAGACGGTATTACCTTATAGATCATTTTCTCCATATTGGCCTTATGTTTATAATTATCTGTTAAATGAATGTAATGTCGTGGTAATAAGTATACTCGTATAAGTGTAATGTGTGGACCAATGTTTTGTATTTTTGGATAGTCGGGTAATGTTAATGAAAACTTTTAAATTGATGACGCACAAAGTCAAAGTGAATTTCTTTAACacgtttaaataaaacttattacctacttatgttaaTTTTTTATGATATCCTCATTGCTAGTATTATTTTTATCGAAGTGTTTAGTACGGAAGTGTTTTAATTGATATAACTAATGtttttcgtttaaaaaaaaagctactgtattattttaaaataatcatatattataggtatgatCTCAACATCACTCTTATGAATCATATATAATTCAAATATGTCAAATGTAACTAATTTACTACGAAAATATACGAAGCACATGTGTCTGTTAACTATTTAtgtaagttatttaagaaattgtagATCTCTAAAAacaggtgcgttggggtaacttcgaaagcgggataATTTAGAAAATGGCGAATATCTATTAAAATAGAAACACTActgtagcaacagtaagcaaatacaatgaaattaattttaagcAATTGTGAGATGCCTTGGTAACCGTTGGAGTAATATTAGTGATGCTAAAGTAATTATCAAGTACTGCTGGTTATATAGCTTATTGCTTTTTCCAAAATTACCAAGCTTACTAAGTTACCCcaatgcattttatttaaaaatatttatgactatgtaatctgtaggtacctatatgtatatctatttttgtgGCACGTTCTATTagcctaaataaaataattaatgttttacATGTGAGACATGTAAGATTTGTCATAATTGTAAGAGTGACATAGTTTTTAATAAACATTCTTTTTTAAACTTGTTAAAATAATGGGTCCAACGAGTTAAACGTTTTAAAGTCTAGTCTTAAGAATATAAACGTAACTTACGTAACAAGAATGTATTTAGGGTATCAGGATAATCTTATTAATATATGTTTGAGAGAAATTAAGGAATCTCCTTTATATATCTGGTAGATATCTGTGCGTATTAGTTGTAATGGATAGGctaaaaaaatacgttgacaaagattttttaccgtaatttttaaaaaatgtttgcgttaatagttttgaatgattcacggtgagtgcatgtaactgcgtcgaaatatagggcgctcgaaaacaatacaaaaggtaatcacggtctatatcccggtcaatataagtcttgtgAAATGTTTGCGTTTGTTTATCAAAGCCAAAGGAGCAGATTTAAAGATCACGTTTTGTTCCAGTTAAACAAATATAGTTCTTGtggtatgaataaataaataaataaatcatcatttgcttgcccttgtcccattcacttggggtcggcgcagcatgtctttttctttcatacctctctgtcacccgtcatctcatcattcacttgcgttagtttcatatcatctttcacacagtccatccaccttttcctcgggtttcctctcctcgtacctccctccacaaataaataaataaacagttttaattattaatgacATTTTTGCAAAGTAAAGTAATTGaaacaaaattcttttcgttgtcttattTTTTGTCACCAAAAAATGTGAAGTAGTGGAGCTTTTTGAATGGGgtgaaattatgtttttaattctcaagagaattatatctacagctagaaagacatgcaattgcactcaactttttttatcaaagacaataaagaagcgtgacagagtggtcagaaacaagacaacgaaaagaattatgacccaattatgtaaaaaaaaactaatttttttttttcaacatattttttggccacaacAACTCtaatgacataattatttattattttcatctttCGTACACATagtcataaatatataaacacctTTTCACTTGGTTATTGTATTGAAGTCAAAATGTGTGTAGATGTTTATGACCACGACTGGATTCGAATCTATACTCGTGCCGTAATAGTAAAGATAAGGTTCTTAACACCGCAAAAGACGTTGACGTGCGCGGCTACAAtcaaatatcaaccttcgtgcattgcgacaaggttcacgacttaagagcccatcaacgtgctcactagcgccactgctaaataattgtgattcatagacatagtatatacaagtagttatagacgcgccgccgagcgaccgggggtaagagaaagaatattcatataaaatttgggcagcataggattttttctctttcactcttataaatttcggtatttcgccatcgcctcctacctatgatgccacccggtcggtgagaaggacaaagcatggcactattttctcattcctcttataggaatcgcaataagactatctttctctatcaaagagtgtcaggcccttgttgtgattatttaaatttaaagataGATATTtgaaaaaagggggccgctacgtactgtattttgtatttaagtaccttttgaatacattataatagtttttacgttgctggattcgtcaatgtATGCGTCCAAAggtaaaacggccgtttttgttttaagttcaaTTTTAATTCTGTCTAGTAATAGTTGTGTTGAAAGTGTTGTCAGTCCTATTTAATGTGATATTAGAATTTTATTAATAGCAGTCATTCGAATTCGACATAACCTCaaactaaagtcgtcgtcaatagaacttgcaaataatataaatgtaaacaaaccattttaccttcattacttcgtaatctcgctctttaaaaggacaaccatgaccttatcaacagtctatatacttaaatattttatttatatacatatttagttatatttaatttaattattaatatttcagggaaaatataACATTCGCATGCTTAACCAGCAAAATATGTCACTGTACGGTAAAACCTTTCCAATATCACcttgttgtaccatattttatgcaaataaaagaatttttttttaaataaccttcgtaaaactgttaggttatgtgtcaaacgctaacaaaatccgttatatttatttacattatttgcaagttctattgacgacgactttaataAGTACCATGTAGAAAACAATAGGATTTCTAAAACCCTATCTAATTAATAGAGACAAACTGTTGAAAAAAATGTTGTCTGTAAAGTCAGTTTAcagacgataattttgcgtgataatgtcataagaaaacattgatgaaaaattgcatacttttatttatgaatttaattattattattttgtatacgtaacgttaccatggagatctgtccatgCTGCCGGTGTTCATcaattgtgacattttcaactaaaaggtaccacattgtcgctagtcgataaggttgatttaaaattgaagctatatggaaatagcgccttattgacaaccgacaataagtacccttttggttgagaatggcacaattataagacgttatcacttCAAAAACTTTTTTGCGTCTCAACTTGGGCAAAATGCGATGCCCTACGGCCTCGCTCTTGAGGGAACCACACGGGCAGCAACTTTTTTACACTCGgaatacatacattaaaagcaAAGGGCCTGGCGGATGTGACTTCGCCCACGCCTTGATTAGTTTATAGTCACGCTACGCGTGAAATTTTGAGAGCAAGTTCGACATAGGgtgctatggatggtatagaaaggatgtcaatctatatatgaaaagtgtccatcaaaaaacagtaaataggcggcgccaccatacactgaagtacctaactcatacacctagtattttatatagatgtgcacccgtgcgaccgtgagggacagaacatacgcaatgcgacaaaattaaaaacacgttttatcaTTACAGACAatataccagaaacaacctacgtaatttggtcggaatatttgctgcccctcccccatttcatctctacattattatacctctatggttcatgtcatagtctCCTATATTACAATATGGTACCATCCATatggtgcgttggggtaagtttGAAGGGTTTTTTATAAGGGGTTAAACACCAAATTTTCCGTATGCCAAAGCATTTCGGACTTTCATCTTACCCCTCATAAAAAACCCTTCAATCTTACCACAACGCACCCTTTTTTTAAGGTGTGGCGGAGATTTGGGGGTTAGAAACGGCTACAGCTCACTAGAGCGCCTAGTTTTTACTTTGAAAAAACCAGCATAAGTGTTTAACTACCTAGTCAAAATGTGATTTTGGGCCTATAGATGGGGTTTTTGAAACTTGTATGAGAATCTCTAATCTCTTAGTGAACATACTGTATACGTGGTAACTACTCATTATTCTGTAAATCTGTATATTAAAGAATTGTTATTTCAACATGTAAGTATTTTGTTTAACCTCTTGTTTCTTCAGTCATTGTTTtgcatttttgaagtaaaacttctttaggcgcgactcgtaactcagatttttttttatgacggaagtaacgctcagtaatTATACACGCACAATACGACACACGTCAAAATGCAAActtagcgataaacgtcatcgtcaaataagttttacttcaatcgcgcgtaaagattacacgcgcacactttttagggttccgtagccaaaaggTTGTGTAAAGGTtgtacgggaccctattactaagactccgctgtccctctgtctgtcaccaggctgtatctcatgaaccgtgatagctagacagttgaaattttcacagatgatgtatttctgttgccgctataacaacaaatactaaaaagtgcggaaccctcggtgcgcgagtccgactcgcactttttttTCTCTATTCAGCCAGACAGGATAACCAAGTTTTGATTCTACGATTTTTGTCCACTACACGCATATAATGATTGTGAATAAGGAAGCGTTGAGACGCATCCACACTTTATCACTGCAAAATggagactacgaaaataatagtttttttggtaacaaaacgctaaaggtaccacattgtcgcttgtggTGCCTTTTGcgttttgttaccaaaataactattattttcgtagtctccATTTTGCAGTGATAAAGTTTtccgtataaagatacaagcaattttcgtccttatggtaagccaagcgacaatgtggtactttttgattgaaaacgtcacattgaaaaataattagaatctatttattaaatataactatttattttagggCACATTGCGCCTCAAAttgaatattaataaattaactgattcttatttagttataaaaataaattaagtacatTAACTATTAAAAATTACCCTGACAATCACATTATACCTATATCTCAATGGAATTAGGCTACAAttgcaataatgtaataatttgcCTCGCAAAAGAACATGAAAAACCCCAATGCAATAAAACGGATGAACCgactttgataaaatatatctaAGAAGCAGTACTAGAAaacgtgtttaaaaaaaacaacaaattaaaattggTTTACCCGTTTAAGAGTTATGGGCCACAGATAGCGGTAACAACCCTCTTTTTACATAGGGGGTTAAAAAGAACAAATTTTCAATACTATACCAGGGGTGCgaatctcctcgcttcgggcaaactcggctccgttcggctcagcattgctccgagcaattattagggttggcacaacttgacgtccctttgcgtgcacaaccacagataagataatgacttgaattttgacaaccctaaataggcgaaaggatagtgccatatattagaaagggatagcatgattcgaccctgaaccactgtcaaacttcggttttgtaggaagtttcctttctgtacggtagtactattatttattctgtgactttACTTATTTACTCAACCTTATCTGCCTGTGTACATCTATGTCTCTTTAAACCACTACTTTCACTATGAATCCTCATGTGCAATTTCAAATTGCTTACGGAAAActgtttattacatatattacaaTTATACCTAGCGTCGGAATGTATACGCATGTGTTTAGATAAGTTTCCTATCTGTTTGTTACATATTTTGCAGGTATAAGGTTTTATTCCACTGTGGACTCTTAAATGCCGTTTCAGTTGACCGGTTTCTCTGAAAGCGCGCTTGCATATATCGCAATTATAAGGTTTTTCACCAGTGTGGACCCTCATATGTATCTTTAAATAACCGTTATCAGAAAAcggttttttacaaattttacaagcAAACGGTCTTTCACCAGTATGAGTTCTTTCGTGGAGTTTGAAACTTGCCATTTGCGCGAATTGTCGACTACAGAAACTACACGAGTAAGGCTTGTCCCCAGTGTGTACTCTCATATGGACTTTTAAAGTCGTATAAGCTGTGAAAGTCTTATTACATTCCTCACAAGTGTATGGTCGTTCTCCAGTATGCTGTCTTTCATGTATAGATAAATAACTTTTACTGGAAAACTGCTTTTTACATATATTACAGCTATAAGGTTTGACCCCGGtgtgtataataaatatatgtctTTTTAAATGAGTTCTTTGAGGGAATCTCCGTCCGCATACGTCACATACGTAAGGCTTTTCACCAGTGTGCGTTAAAATATGAGATTTTAAGGTCTGATTATGACCAAAAGATTTACCACATTCTTCACAACTGTATTTTTTCTCACCTGTGTGAGTTTTTAGATGCTCCTTTAATCCTTTTTTCCTTTGAAACTCCTTATCACAGTAGCTGCAAGAAAACTTTTCCTTAAAATGTGTTGTTAAATGCTTTTTCAGCAGTCTCGCTTTATCAAAAATCTCAGAACACTGTGTACATGGGAATTTATCTCCATCAGAATGGTTTGCGCTTATATGTCTATTTAATTCCTTGTTATTAGTGTATTTACTGTCACATAGCCTACATTGCACCGTTTTCTCCCCAGTATGTTGTCTCATGTGTACCTCTAAGAAACCATTGTAAGTAAATTTCTTTTGACATATTTTACAGGAGAATTTCTTGTTTTTCTGGGTGTCTTCGGAAGTTTCGGCTACTGGAACGAGAAGATctggtttattaaaaaaaattcaacagcCTATTCAACCTTTAAACAGAACATTAAAAAAGCATAATCTTATCAAATGTCAAATCTAACTAGCCATTGATTGTTGTCCTTTTTGAGTTCTTTTAcacttttacattacattacacttTAAGATTTCACTCACACACATTTCACTCCCTCCTCACAACAAGCTTACACACATACAAGTTCACACTCCTCTTTCCTTCATGTAAATATGCTTAATATATAACATTGATAACTCGTGATGACCTTacccccgcgatacaggcaatGCCTAATGCGGGGTTCACTGCAATGTACCTTTGTTAAATTACGTTTAATGTTatataaggattttttttattttttgaattatTAGAAAGACAAAATTTTGCAAAGGTAAAATAGGTAAGCTTCGGGTCTTTATTgggtcgcataataattgattgtcctaatgtaatgttacgcataaaactcattTCGCATTATGGTTATTGTGCTGAAACTATTCACATTTCTATTCTACACAACCTATGCAAAACATTTTCGAAAACACTTTTTGTTTCAGCTGGAGAAAAATTATGCGAAAagagttttatgcgtaacattacattaggacaatcaattattatgcgacgAGATAGGCACTTTACGCCCCAGTACCCAACAAAGCAATAAACCATTATTTTGggcaaaatacatatattatcatagtgataaattgataatcttGACACACATACCCTGTGGTGTGACATCACTTTTTCCACGACGAGAGCGAAGGCTGGCAAGCGGCTGATCGTCAATATCCTCTATGGCCATTGCTTTGTCTTCTGTAAATAAGGAATATACGTTTTTGAAGAGTCTGAAACTCGCATTTGCCGCATGCTATATACATGAACAAAACGGTAGACATGCGCGAATCAGTGCTTCAAAAAGTAATGCTATATCACATTACTTTTTCGAAAACGTAATATTACACCGAGATATCCACCACCATATCCACCATATCCGGCACCAACTGAGTGCGAGTGGGATAACCAAGCGATAATGGCATGGCAAACAAACATGTATCAGAAGTGGCATTATTATACATTACGCGCACTGTGTATATACTTGAACTGATAATTCATATCGGCGCGTCAAGCCTATGAAACAGGAAATCCCGGATTCGAATCTGGGTCGAACCGGAGTTcggtatgtatatcgtcgcctaataCCCtcactagagtcagaccaagctatcTCTGCATGATCTAAAAGATTAGTCAAAGAATACACACCATCAATACCATCATAAGTGAGGTTCTTTTCATCCTTGCCATCATAATTGAGTCTATGCATCAGCTCCTGATGGTAACCTGAAAAAATACGGTTTCTTAAGTgtgagtatattattattacaaaacaaaataaaattaacaacatAAAAAACTGGTATATTCACTTGGGACATTTGAacatatgattttattattaaaaaataaatgtcttgtgaggtatcaatattaagcccggttcacatttgtctgtcgtgtcgtattgtgtcgtgacgcatatcggtttcatacatttaatatggttgcgttcacatttgtctgatgcacgcAACACAACatgacacgtcagacaaatgtgaaccgggctttgcAAAAATAAACACTAATATTAGGCCAGAGGAggagggttttttttttggctggcTACCGAATGGACATCACAGATTAGCCAGGGGAGAGGTGGTCCAAAACAGAGATGGCGGAACAACCTCTCATCGCATTTTGTAGCAACTGTGCTGGCATGCACCAAACCATGATGAATGGCGGAAGAAAGTGAATGCCTTTGCCCATCAGTAAAATAGgctgttaaaaaaccggccaagtgcgagtcggactcgcgcaccgagggttccgtactttttagtatttgttgttacagcggcaacagaaatacatcatctgtgaaaatttcaactgtctatcacggtttataagatacagcctggtgacagacagacaaacggacagacggacagcggagtcttagtaatac belongs to Cydia strobilella chromosome 27, ilCydStro3.1, whole genome shotgun sequence and includes:
- the LOC134753569 gene encoding gastrula zinc finger protein XlCGF57.1-like produces the protein MSDLWNKSYLCRCCQAENGFRSLGEPYVHEGAQEIYSDMLRDCLNIIMKPPISSKSYSICEGCVCRLRDATIFKRQVLSCESLLMEYSDQVNDETKADPEIKSEDDSCSNGYHQELMHRLNYDGKDEKNLTYDGIDEDKAMAIEDIDDQPLASLRSRRGKSDVTPQVAETSEDTQKNKKFSCKICQKKFTYNGFLEVHMRQHTGEKTVQCRLCDSKYTNNKELNRHISANHSDGDKFPCTQCSEIFDKARLLKKHLTTHFKEKFSCSYCDKEFQRKKGLKEHLKTHTGEKKYSCEECGKSFGHNQTLKSHILTHTGEKPYVCDVCGRRFPQRTHLKRHIFIIHTGVKPYSCNICKKQFSSKSYLSIHERQHTGERPYTCEECNKTFTAYTTLKVHMRVHTGDKPYSCSFCSRQFAQMASFKLHERTHTGERPFACKICKKPFSDNGYLKIHMRVHTGEKPYNCDICKRAFRETGQLKRHLRVHSGIKPYTCKICNKQIGNLSKHMRIHSDARYNCNICNKQFSVSNLKLHMRIHSESSGLKRHRCTQADKVE